The following coding sequences lie in one Synechococcus sp. PCC 7336 genomic window:
- a CDS encoding FHA domain-containing protein, which yields MKAIGSSDLRTSSSTWVLVVNDGWGPQIVPLKQQRYIVGRLVASDIQLRGQYISRVQAQLIPNTDLSSQPGFLLCDGSPKQPSTNSTFLNGRSVKTQRLKLGDRISFGPHAKAVLMTFEQLQQQGFPELDVKALPQSAECPQPSPLNSNDPTESVHPKLARTADDCSATAVGLTAVSD from the coding sequence ATGAAGGCTATAGGCTCATCCGATCTCAGGACATCCTCCAGCACGTGGGTGCTGGTGGTTAATGATGGCTGGGGGCCGCAGATCGTTCCCCTCAAACAACAGCGATATATCGTCGGTCGTTTGGTTGCCAGCGATATTCAACTGCGCGGTCAATATATTTCGCGGGTGCAGGCCCAGCTGATTCCGAATACCGATCTATCCTCGCAACCTGGATTTCTACTCTGTGACGGCAGCCCCAAGCAACCCAGCACCAACAGTACCTTTCTCAACGGGCGTTCTGTAAAGACTCAGCGGTTGAAACTGGGCGATCGCATTTCGTTCGGGCCGCATGCCAAAGCAGTCTTGATGACCTTCGAGCAGTTACAGCAGCAAGGTTTCCCCGAACTCGACGTGAAGGCTCTTCCTCAGTCCGCAGAATGTCCGCAACCCTCTCCTCTCAACAGCAACGACCCCACAGAATCGGTTCACCCCAAACTCGCTCGAACTGCTGACGATTGCTCGGCAACGGCAGTCGGCTTGACTGCCGTTTCAGATTGA
- the hisS gene encoding histidine--tRNA ligase, with amino-acid sequence MDTIRAIKGTQDILPVDVALWQQMEVVAQRILTLAGYREIRTPIFERTELFVRSIGTATDVVSKEMYSFTTQGNDDITLRPEATAGVVRAFIQNNLYASGDVQKLWYCGPMFRYERPQKGRQRQFHQLGLEALGSSDPRADVETIAIAIDILKTLGLGNLSVTINSVGRGDDRDRYRQALIDYLTPYRAELDKDSRDRLSRNPLRVLDSKDERTREIVAEAPKLVEYLSDTSKAHFDRVLSLLDNLDIAYAIDHKLVRGLDYYTHTAFEIQSNHLGAQNAVCGGGRYDGLVSELGGPETPAVGWAMGLERIAILLQQQQFVCPTQTDVYVISRGQVAEDVALAIAQQLRQAGLVTALDLSGGKFNKQFKRADRSGATWALVLGDEEVARHVVQAKQLQTGKQYEVTRTDLVAVLRGDLVPAG; translated from the coding sequence ATGGACACCATTCGCGCAATCAAAGGTACCCAGGATATTCTGCCTGTCGACGTAGCGTTGTGGCAGCAGATGGAAGTGGTGGCTCAGCGCATTCTCACTCTAGCGGGCTATCGAGAGATACGGACGCCTATTTTTGAAAGAACTGAGCTGTTTGTACGCAGCATCGGTACAGCTACCGATGTAGTCAGCAAAGAAATGTATAGCTTTACCACCCAGGGGAACGACGATATCACCCTGCGCCCCGAAGCTACGGCGGGGGTGGTGCGCGCCTTCATTCAAAACAATCTCTATGCCAGCGGCGACGTACAGAAGCTGTGGTATTGCGGCCCCATGTTCCGTTACGAGCGTCCCCAAAAGGGACGCCAGCGACAATTTCACCAGTTGGGTCTAGAGGCTCTGGGCAGCAGCGATCCGCGAGCCGATGTGGAGACAATCGCGATCGCGATCGATATTCTCAAAACACTGGGGTTAGGCAACCTGTCCGTCACGATTAACTCGGTCGGTCGCGGCGACGATCGCGATCGCTACCGTCAAGCCCTGATCGACTATCTCACCCCCTACCGAGCCGAGCTGGACAAAGATTCCCGAGATCGCCTCAGCCGCAACCCCCTGCGAGTGCTCGACAGCAAAGACGAGCGCACCCGCGAGATCGTGGCGGAGGCTCCCAAGCTCGTCGAATACTTGAGCGACACTTCTAAAGCCCACTTCGATCGCGTTCTGTCTCTGCTCGACAACCTCGATATTGCATATGCGATCGACCACAAACTGGTGCGCGGTTTGGACTATTACACCCATACTGCCTTCGAAATCCAGTCCAATCATTTAGGAGCCCAAAACGCCGTTTGCGGCGGCGGTCGCTATGACGGGCTAGTCTCGGAATTAGGCGGCCCCGAAACCCCCGCCGTGGGCTGGGCGATGGGGCTGGAGCGCATTGCTATTTTGTTGCAACAGCAGCAATTTGTCTGCCCAACCCAAACAGATGTATATGTCATTTCGCGGGGGCAGGTGGCAGAGGATGTGGCCCTAGCGATCGCCCAACAATTGCGTCAGGCGGGCCTCGTCACTGCCTTAGATCTGAGCGGGGGAAAGTTCAACAAGCAGTTTAAGCGAGCCGATCGCAGTGGAGCCACTTGGGCTCTAGTGTTGGGGGATGAAGAGGTGGCTCGCCATGTGGTTCAGGCAAAACAGTTGCAGACTGGCAAACAATATGAGGTGACTCGCACCGATTTGGTAGCAGTCTTGCGGGGCGATCTCGTTCCTGCTGGATAG
- a CDS encoding fatty acid desaturase → MTVAGKRRSIPHELIGAPDEFFNPNVLMFLGSLCLAVCCFCGYAFWAWPRWLVFWLHFVALYVLGTVIHDASHGSAHKIVWLNEALGHGSALLQGFVYPVFKRVHMQHHANVNDPVNDPDHYVSTGGPLWLIPVRFFYHEVFFFKRQLWRKGKYDLLEWGLSRSLVVFTFGMAIHFGYTDYLLNYWLPGAFIMGLLLGLFFDYLPHRPFLEKARWYNARVYPSAITNLLLLGQNYHLIHHLWPTVPWYKYQAAYREAKPVLEEKGCDCSLDIWRDRREIGKFLYDCVLGIRWGDNHREGAKETEVVQSDAVSPTSPK, encoded by the coding sequence ATGACAGTGGCGGGGAAGCGGAGATCCATTCCACACGAGCTGATTGGAGCCCCCGACGAGTTTTTCAATCCCAATGTGCTCATGTTCCTGGGCTCGTTGTGTTTGGCTGTCTGCTGCTTTTGCGGCTATGCCTTTTGGGCTTGGCCCCGTTGGCTGGTGTTTTGGCTGCACTTTGTCGCCCTTTACGTCTTGGGCACGGTCATCCACGACGCCTCCCACGGGTCTGCCCACAAGATTGTTTGGCTGAATGAGGCTCTAGGACACGGATCGGCTCTGTTGCAGGGATTTGTCTATCCCGTATTCAAGCGGGTTCACATGCAGCACCACGCCAACGTGAACGATCCCGTCAACGATCCCGACCACTATGTCTCCACTGGTGGCCCGCTGTGGCTGATCCCGGTGCGATTTTTCTACCACGAGGTGTTTTTCTTCAAGCGCCAGCTCTGGCGCAAAGGCAAGTACGACTTGCTGGAATGGGGGCTGAGTCGCTCGCTGGTGGTGTTTACCTTTGGGATGGCGATTCACTTTGGCTACACCGACTATCTGCTCAACTATTGGCTCCCCGGTGCGTTCATCATGGGTCTGTTGTTGGGCCTGTTCTTTGACTATCTGCCCCATCGCCCCTTTCTAGAAAAGGCCCGCTGGTACAATGCGCGGGTCTATCCCAGCGCGATTACCAACTTGCTCCTATTGGGGCAGAACTATCACTTGATTCACCATTTGTGGCCGACGGTGCCCTGGTACAAGTACCAGGCTGCCTATCGGGAAGCTAAGCCCGTGCTGGAAGAGAAGGGCTGCGATTGCTCCCTCGATATTTGGCGCGATCGCCGGGAGATTGGCAAATTCTTGTACGATTGCGTCCTGGGCATTCGCTGGGGGGACAACCATCGCGAGGGAGCAAAAGAGACTGAGGTCGTGCAGAGTGACGCTGTATCCCCCACTAGTCCAAAGTAA
- a CDS encoding DUF6464 family protein, whose translation MPAPPLPVQLVDARTGETFEKLRLNWTPYPGHTIQLGNNTYTILEKRHYYQLRAGRYVLDAIRAFVRPAPEAAELVPGNGDRERSLMNGQWVIGDSTCEYNARSPLLRCAPNPLGPCAGCTSFQPRSETRSE comes from the coding sequence ATGCCCGCTCCACCCTTGCCCGTCCAACTGGTCGATGCCCGCACCGGAGAAACATTTGAGAAGCTGCGTCTGAATTGGACGCCCTACCCCGGTCACACCATTCAACTGGGCAATAACACCTACACCATTTTAGAGAAGCGTCATTACTATCAATTGCGAGCGGGTCGCTATGTCCTGGATGCCATTCGGGCCTTTGTGCGTCCTGCTCCCGAAGCGGCGGAACTGGTGCCGGGAAACGGCGATCGCGAGCGAAGTCTGATGAACGGTCAGTGGGTGATTGGCGATAGCACTTGCGAATACAACGCCCGATCGCCCCTGCTGCGCTGTGCCCCCAATCCGCTGGGACCTTGTGCTGGATGTACGAGTTTTCAACCGCGATCGGAAACGCGATCGGAATGA
- a CDS encoding branched-chain amino acid transaminase, which yields MPDFLPIAYYKQQFVPFGEANLSIATHALHYGTGAFGGMRGIPDPANPRQILLFRLDRHCQRLSQSAKFLHFDLPADKIQAVIADFVKQNQPKTSFYIRPFVYTSDLGIAPRLHNIQKDFFVYGLELGDYLSPDGVSCRISSWYRQEDRSLPLRGKISGAYITSSLAKTEAVESGFDEAILMNAQGKVCEASGMNIFVVRNGKLFAPGFDQDILEGITRDSILTIARDLGIECIERPVDKTELPIADEVFLSGTAAKITPVKRIENYELSQQRPVTELLRDKLTAITENRDPTYRAWVHTITLD from the coding sequence ATGCCTGATTTTTTGCCGATCGCCTATTACAAACAGCAGTTTGTGCCCTTTGGCGAAGCGAATTTATCCATTGCCACCCACGCCCTCCACTACGGCACGGGAGCATTCGGCGGCATGCGCGGCATTCCCGACCCGGCCAATCCGCGACAAATTCTGCTATTTCGCCTCGATCGCCACTGTCAGCGCCTCAGCCAAAGTGCGAAGTTCCTGCACTTCGATCTACCCGCCGATAAGATTCAAGCGGTGATTGCCGACTTTGTGAAACAGAATCAGCCCAAAACCTCTTTTTACATCCGCCCCTTTGTTTACACCTCCGACTTGGGCATTGCCCCCCGCCTGCACAACATCCAAAAAGACTTTTTTGTCTATGGCTTAGAACTGGGCGATTATCTCTCACCCGATGGCGTCAGTTGTCGGATTAGCTCTTGGTACCGCCAAGAGGATCGCAGCTTGCCGTTGCGAGGCAAGATTAGTGGCGCTTACATCACGTCTTCTCTGGCGAAGACCGAAGCGGTGGAATCGGGATTTGACGAAGCGATCTTGATGAACGCCCAAGGCAAAGTGTGCGAAGCTTCGGGGATGAATATTTTTGTGGTGCGCAACGGCAAGCTGTTCGCCCCCGGTTTCGATCAGGATATTTTGGAGGGGATTACGCGGGATAGCATACTGACGATCGCCCGCGACTTGGGGATCGAATGTATCGAGCGCCCGGTGGATAAAACCGAGTTGCCGATCGCAGATGAGGTGTTTTTGAGCGGCACTGCGGCCAAGATTACCCCGGTCAAGCGGATTGAAAACTACGAGTTATCCCAGCAGCGACCCGTCACCGAGTTACTTCGAGACAAGCTGACTGCGATTACTGAAAACCGCGACCCCACCTATCGAGCCTGGGTTCATACGATTACTTTGGACTAG
- a CDS encoding DUF2993 domain-containing protein — protein MEIFAGVLALLAGLLGTGGFLVDRIARDAIADELDDFEVLEVRVQSSPNLKLVGGRIDRLLLAGRGLVLEPFPRLELLELETDPVRLDLGGDIELRSPLRAAMRVAIAEEDINGALQSPAVLERFQDIEADLPFSDNGPEVFDLESPAVDFLGNNRVQLQVRLVPEANPAEVLAIVFTTEIALEEGQRLRLDDPEVILNDVPFPEEIVDAFTDGINRALDVSELEARGVFLRLLQLDIAADRLEVVGFLQIDSLDDI, from the coding sequence GTGGAAATTTTTGCCGGTGTTTTGGCTTTACTAGCAGGTCTATTGGGAACGGGGGGATTTTTGGTCGATCGCATTGCCCGCGATGCGATCGCCGACGAATTGGATGACTTTGAAGTCCTGGAGGTCCGCGTTCAGTCCAGCCCCAACCTCAAGCTGGTCGGCGGACGGATCGATCGCCTGTTGTTGGCCGGTCGGGGTTTGGTGTTGGAGCCGTTTCCTCGATTGGAGCTGTTGGAGTTGGAAACCGATCCCGTGCGGTTGGATTTGGGGGGGGATATCGAGCTGCGATCGCCGTTACGGGCAGCAATGCGAGTGGCGATCGCCGAGGAGGATATCAATGGGGCTCTCCAGTCCCCAGCAGTGTTGGAGCGCTTTCAGGATATTGAAGCGGATTTGCCTTTTTCAGACAATGGGCCAGAGGTGTTCGATCTGGAATCTCCCGCCGTCGATTTTTTAGGCAATAACCGCGTGCAACTGCAGGTGCGGCTAGTGCCCGAAGCTAACCCTGCAGAGGTCTTGGCGATTGTATTTACGACAGAGATTGCACTGGAAGAGGGGCAGCGCCTCCGTCTCGACGATCCCGAAGTCATCTTGAACGATGTTCCTTTCCCCGAGGAAATTGTCGATGCGTTTACGGACGGCATCAATCGCGCCCTCGATGTTTCGGAGTTAGAAGCGCGGGGGGTTTTCTTGCGTTTACTCCAACTCGACATCGCAGCGGACCGATTGGAGGTGGTGGGCTTCCTTCAAATCGATTCTTTGGATGACATATAG
- a CDS encoding site-specific DNA-methyltransferase, which produces MDIEQFRHAPTYQTGFGAAFLGDSLKLLNQLPDNSINLVLTSPPFALQRKKEYGNKNQSEYIEWLAQFASLVYQKLKDDGSFVLDLGGAYEKGKPVRSLYNFRIPIYFCDKIGFFLAEDFYWFNPSKLPSPIEWVNKRKIRAKDSVNTVWWFSKSEFPKADVTRVLTEYSSRMKKLLEDPEKFYDPKKRPSGHDIGKGFGKNNGGAIPSNLLQIPNSDSNGQYLRGCKALGLKAHPARFPSKLPEFFIRFLTDPCDLVVDIFAGSNTTGFVAEQECRYWLAFENERQYLAASAFRFMQEDVGEHNLSHYYQKIMLGESVEVGPDAKQLRLFEKASKYRP; this is translated from the coding sequence GTGGATATTGAACAATTTAGACATGCACCAACCTATCAGACTGGTTTTGGAGCAGCCTTCTTAGGGGATTCTCTCAAGCTATTGAATCAGCTTCCCGATAATAGTATCAATCTAGTATTAACGAGTCCACCTTTTGCTCTTCAGAGAAAAAAAGAATATGGAAATAAGAATCAAAGTGAATACATTGAATGGTTGGCACAATTTGCTTCACTGGTTTACCAAAAATTAAAGGATGATGGTAGTTTTGTCTTAGATTTAGGCGGAGCTTATGAAAAAGGTAAGCCTGTTAGAAGTCTTTATAATTTTAGAATTCCGATTTACTTCTGCGATAAAATCGGATTCTTTTTGGCAGAAGATTTTTACTGGTTTAATCCTTCAAAGTTGCCGAGCCCAATCGAGTGGGTCAATAAACGAAAAATAAGAGCAAAGGATTCAGTCAATACAGTTTGGTGGTTCAGTAAATCAGAATTTCCTAAGGCAGACGTGACAAGGGTTTTAACTGAATATAGCTCTAGAATGAAGAAGCTTCTTGAAGACCCAGAGAAGTTTTACGATCCTAAGAAGCGTCCTTCCGGTCACGATATTGGCAAAGGGTTTGGTAAAAATAACGGTGGGGCAATTCCTTCTAATCTCCTGCAAATCCCTAATTCTGATTCAAATGGTCAATATCTGAGAGGTTGCAAAGCTTTGGGTTTAAAAGCACATCCAGCACGTTTCCCGAGTAAGCTACCGGAGTTTTTTATCCGCTTTCTCACAGACCCCTGCGATCTTGTTGTTGATATATTTGCTGGCTCAAACACGACTGGCTTTGTGGCCGAGCAAGAATGTCGTTATTGGTTAGCTTTTGAAAATGAGCGGCAATATCTTGCGGCTTCTGCTTTTCGGTTTATGCAAGAAGATGTAGGAGAGCACAATCTAAGCCATTACTATCAAAAAATCATGCTAGGTGAATCAGTTGAAGTAGGCCCAGATGCCAAGCAGTTAAGGCTCTTTGAGAAGGCAAGCAAGTACCGACCCTAA
- a CDS encoding helix-turn-helix domain-containing protein translates to MSSNARRIFSKRLRQIRQIRGLSQEELASMAGLHRTYVGSVERSERNVSIDNMERLAKALEVDITELLREEPE, encoded by the coding sequence GTGTCATCTAACGCGAGAAGGATCTTTAGCAAGCGCTTGAGGCAGATCCGCCAAATCAGAGGACTTTCGCAAGAAGAACTCGCCAGCATGGCAGGTCTGCATCGGACATACGTTGGTTCTGTCGAGCGGAGTGAACGCAATGTATCGATTGACAATATGGAACGCTTGGCAAAAGCCCTAGAGGTTGACATTACTGAACTTCTTAGGGAAGAACCAGAATGA
- a CDS encoding cation:proton antiporter, translated as MFEDPLFAAQVFILSLLLVAIASEITFRRLRVPYSIGLIVVGFVLGLLLFGNVGMGWLGAVQRETVFFFFLPILVFESALNLDARLLARNLLSVLTLAVPGLLIATAIVGVAIAWLTPLPLSQAILFGALISATDPVAVIALFKELGAPKRLTILAEGESLFNDATAIVLFELVLLQIEHGGSSGAEALEFATLLGGFQRFAVVFFGGILVGLALGLAIVRLIPLEYGNPMVQVATSVVMAFVAFLVAEDVLHVSGVMATVGAGLVVGWYRDVSYSREARESIQQFWEFAAFLANSLIFLLVGLAQAGFVLELSDEGVLGNFGEVTDLLAYAAVAVVAVLLARAFVIWTFFPLLLNRLPGMEPVDWRYQLTMFWGGLKGAVGVALALSLDPALVDRRTIVGLTLAVVFFTALASGTTIGRLIHGLRLDIPSLTDRVLKAQTQLTIAQSALARLGKATQVGHFSHRLRQSLQQRYEQEIEQRQQTLQQLRDDPCYRTEGIDRQLLWLQALNLEQAAYTRLYERGSIADAVMKELRLTLDLKRDAVRCQQIPPPNEIVVPPDQKAAEAIANLLERIAPHSHLAKERRLAVLTVRYECEAAVSEVASTVAGEVHLDGNAIAACDRDIIECRNLYRQMSIDAMKRLDRLAHQYPEYAILLQKRAARALALDSELMALAELTAEGDVPPMVAREIRHHIETQQYELVHQPVVSLPREPQELLRRLPAFRELPKETFQAVSDKLELRTVLAGETILTRGDVNNSIFLIGRGSVAVFGIEAASEMDREASLHAGDCFGEAVLLGDRISGKTVRAVTDCALYEFNCRDLAELPEVYEGLKEMLFGRRASA; from the coding sequence ATGTTTGAAGATCCTCTGTTTGCGGCGCAGGTCTTTATCCTGTCACTATTGCTGGTGGCGATCGCCTCTGAAATTACCTTTCGGCGATTGCGAGTGCCCTATTCCATCGGCTTGATTGTGGTGGGATTTGTTTTGGGGTTATTACTGTTTGGCAATGTGGGCATGGGCTGGCTGGGGGCCGTCCAGCGGGAGACAGTATTCTTTTTTTTCTTGCCTATTTTGGTATTCGAGTCTGCCCTCAATCTGGATGCTCGCTTACTGGCGCGCAACCTCTTGTCGGTACTGACACTGGCGGTGCCGGGGCTATTGATTGCTACCGCGATTGTGGGGGTCGCGATCGCCTGGCTGACGCCGTTACCCCTCAGTCAGGCAATCTTGTTTGGAGCCTTAATTTCAGCCACCGACCCCGTTGCGGTGATTGCTCTGTTTAAAGAACTCGGTGCCCCCAAGCGGCTGACGATCTTGGCGGAAGGGGAAAGTCTATTTAACGATGCTACGGCGATCGTGCTTTTCGAGCTCGTCCTCCTGCAAATCGAGCACGGTGGATCGAGCGGCGCAGAAGCGTTGGAATTCGCCACCCTGCTCGGCGGATTCCAACGCTTTGCCGTCGTGTTTTTCGGCGGCATCTTGGTGGGATTGGCGTTGGGATTGGCGATCGTGCGACTGATTCCCTTGGAATACGGCAATCCAATGGTGCAGGTGGCCACTTCGGTCGTGATGGCTTTTGTCGCCTTCTTGGTGGCAGAAGACGTCCTGCATGTCTCGGGGGTGATGGCCACGGTTGGGGCGGGATTAGTGGTGGGCTGGTATCGCGATGTCAGCTACAGTCGCGAGGCGCGGGAAAGCATTCAACAGTTTTGGGAGTTCGCGGCGTTTTTAGCCAACAGTCTGATCTTTCTGCTGGTGGGATTGGCACAGGCTGGGTTTGTGCTGGAGCTTAGCGATGAAGGGGTATTGGGAAATTTCGGCGAAGTCACCGACCTATTGGCGTATGCCGCAGTTGCAGTGGTGGCAGTTTTGCTGGCTAGAGCGTTTGTCATCTGGACCTTCTTTCCTCTATTACTGAATCGCCTGCCGGGTATGGAGCCTGTGGATTGGCGCTATCAACTGACGATGTTTTGGGGGGGGCTCAAGGGGGCGGTGGGGGTGGCACTGGCACTGAGTCTCGACCCGGCTTTAGTCGATCGCCGCACCATTGTGGGGCTGACCTTGGCAGTGGTCTTTTTTACGGCTCTTGCGAGCGGCACTACAATAGGACGCCTGATTCATGGCTTGCGGTTAGATATTCCGTCCCTGACCGATCGCGTCTTGAAAGCTCAAACTCAACTGACGATCGCGCAATCTGCCTTAGCTCGCCTGGGCAAAGCGACCCAAGTCGGCCACTTTTCCCATCGCTTGCGCCAATCGCTCCAACAGCGCTACGAGCAAGAGATCGAACAGCGACAACAGACTCTACAACAGCTTCGAGACGATCCCTGCTATCGCACAGAGGGAATCGATCGCCAACTGTTGTGGCTGCAGGCCCTCAATCTCGAACAAGCCGCCTACACTCGGTTGTACGAGCGCGGCAGTATTGCGGATGCGGTCATGAAAGAATTGCGGCTCACCCTCGATCTGAAGCGAGATGCCGTTCGCTGCCAGCAAATCCCTCCGCCGAATGAAATCGTCGTGCCGCCAGACCAGAAAGCGGCTGAGGCGATCGCCAATTTGCTCGAACGCATTGCCCCCCACAGTCATCTGGCGAAAGAGCGGCGCTTGGCGGTCCTCACTGTACGCTACGAATGCGAAGCGGCGGTTTCGGAAGTGGCTTCCACCGTGGCGGGGGAAGTTCACCTCGATGGCAATGCGATCGCGGCCTGCGATCGCGACATCATTGAATGTCGGAACCTCTATCGTCAAATGAGCATTGACGCGATGAAGCGACTGGATCGACTGGCCCATCAGTATCCCGAATACGCCATCTTGTTACAGAAACGGGCAGCTCGGGCCTTGGCCTTAGATAGCGAGCTGATGGCTCTGGCAGAACTGACTGCCGAAGGCGATGTGCCGCCGATGGTGGCTCGGGAAATTCGCCACCATATTGAGACACAGCAATACGAATTGGTCCATCAGCCGGTGGTGAGTCTGCCCCGCGAACCGCAGGAGCTGTTGCGGCGCCTGCCCGCGTTTCGGGAGTTGCCAAAGGAGACGTTTCAGGCAGTCTCGGACAAGTTGGAGTTGCGCACAGTCTTGGCGGGGGAAACGATTCTGACTCGCGGCGATGTCAATAATTCGATTTTCTTGATTGGGCGCGGTTCTGTGGCTGTCTTCGGCATTGAGGCGGCGAGCGAGATGGACCGAGAGGCTTCTCTGCATGCGGGGGACTGTTTTGGAGAAGCTGTGTTGTTAGGCGATCGCATCAGTGGCAAAACGGTGCGAGCGGTGACTGACTGCGCCCTGTACGAGTTTAACTGTCGAGACTTGGCCGAGCTGCCCGAAGTGTATGAGGGCCTCAAAGAGATGTTGTTCGGGCGGCGAGCCTCTGCTTGA